The window CACCCCCTCAGGAATTCCAGGTTGTCTTTGACACAGGCTCATCTGACTTGTGGGTGCCCTCCGTCTTTTGCCAAAGTCTAGCCTGTGGTGAGTACAGACACCCCCTACCCGGACCATCTTTCACTTGCCCTGTTGCCCTGTTTCCACCCTTGGCACCTGATGacactcatctcttgtgtctgcagCTACAAAGGTTATGTTCATACATCTTCTGTCTTCCACCTTCCGGCATACCCAAAAGGTCTTCAACATCAAGTACAGTACTGGAAGGATGAAAGGACTTCTTGTTTATGACACAGTTCGGGTAACAAATGCTGAGTCAGGACTGGCTATGGAGTGACCCCTGCTTGCAAAACAGATGCAGGACCCTTCTTAGCCTAACTCCCATAGATATTGGCCACCTTACCCACAGGATCCTGCATCTGGGGAGACAGTGCCTGTGGTGACACTTGAGCAGATTAGCTAACCCAGAGAGTGACTTGAAGTGTGGACttgcagctcctctgcccatgagcagTTCAAGTCATTTTGCTGGGAgtgagaaaatgggaaaaaagcaCCCAATTTTATATTCACAGACTGTTCCAGGCACTTTCAGCTGATAATTGGCTTAATCCTGCAACAACCTCACATAGCAGTTACTCTGATTAGCTGATGAGACATATGCATAAACTGAGGTGCAGACAGAAAGGGCCTTGCTGAGGGCACACATGTGGTAAAAGGTGGAGTTAGGCTGGCTTTTCATGACTGAAGTTGCTGTGGGGTGTTTGGGGACAGGATAAAACTGATCTGGGGACCCTGGGGGCAGTCAAGGGCTTCAGGTATCCATAGTGTGAAACTGGAGGCCTGAGAAGTAAGGGGCCTGATAAATGAGTTCTCACTCTAGAGGCCCTTTGAGAGTCTAATTAACCTATGGTCTGCCTCCCCCAAATTATTTAAGTAGTTCtgctctctcactttctctcttatacacactcacacaaatacacacatatatatccccAAAGGTGAATTCCCCAGGCAGTAATTTCATAGAACCCTGCAAGCAAGATTGTGTTTTCAGCTTCTGTCTTCCTGGACAGATGCAGAATCCACAGTACATTACAGAGAATGCAGTCCATTCTTGTCATTAGGTCACAGTGATGCCAAAGAGAAGGCTATCTTTTTCTCCACTCAGTTTGTCCACAAGGTGGCACCAATGGGTCCTGGCCTGACTTGGTTGCCACACCTGTACAGAAGCCACGAGGCCAATTTGACTCACTCAGGTGGTGTTTTTCAGAGGGTCAGACGTTTTAAAATTCACAGCCTCTCTCAAGTGgaacccaaattcccctcccaacTTGGTCTAATCATCTGAGTGCCCCTGAAGACAGAGCCCAGCCTCAATTCTTTTCTGAGGATCTAATAGCAATGTACCCTAGCCCAGTCATAGCCCACTTCACGTATCTGTAAGTGGGAACACTCTTCTCTCCCACAGATTGGGGACCTTGTAAGTACTGACCAGCCATTCTGTATAAGCCTGGCAGAAGTCGGGTTTGATGGTATACCTTTTGATGGCATCTTGGGCTTGAACTATCCAAACATGTCCTTCACTGGAGCCATCCCCATCTTTGACAACCTGAAGAATGAAGGTgccatttctgagcctgtttttgcCTTCTACTTGAGCAAGTAAGTCTGAGATGGACAATCATTTTATCCAAATTAGCTGTAAGATGCTTTCAGTTGCATGAAAATTATAGAACACTTGATAAAGAAGTATCCTGAGAGATAATCTAACCCAGGATAACTATGGCCCAAGGGCCCTATCTGGCTTCACCAGTGGCTTTTATAAATAACGTTTTATTCGAACACACCCTGATCCTGGGCTCAAGATCAGTAAATTGGTCTCCTGGGGTGAGTGAGGAGGAAGGCTAATGGAAGGCAACAGGAAGCATGTTGAATAAAAAGCAttaggttcaggatggggaacacatgtatacctgtggcagattcattttgatatttggcaaaactaatacaattatgtaaagtttaaaaataaaataaaataataaaaaagcattAGGATTTGCTTATGTATTTGATAAGGATGTAAGGAGAAGGATGGTGGATATCTTTCCTTCCTCAATAGCATTTCACTGGGAGCCCAGGACCAGCTACCCAATTTGTAGGttccagtgaaaaatgaaagtgtgggACACAAAACTCTGGAATCCTTGTTCAAGAAACATTAGGCATTTCAAGACAGGGAGAGCAGAGCTGGGGTCCCTTCTGAGTGTGGGGCCCTTTGGACAGTAGAGGTCACAGGCCAGTGGAGCCAACTCTTGGTGACCTGAACCCACATCCTTAGAACTCCCAGGCcttgattttcctgaaaaatgacaaGGTAGATAAGGGGAAAGCCAAAAGCTTCAGCACCGTGTCCTCTGAGGGTGTTTGAGCACTCAGgtccctggaggcccagggtgTCTTCAGAAGACATAGTGGGTGGAGCCCAACCAAGAGATTCAGCTTCTAACCTCCTCTGTGCCACTCACTAACCACTTACAGACCTCAGTCTGGATCTCAATCGCTCCTAGACACTATTTCTGCATCTTTATGTGGAGACCTGATTAGGGCTTTGATGGGTGGACAAGCACAGCTCTCAGACAGTGCTGTTTTTACTGTCCTCCAAGGATCCCCCCTCACTTCTCTCTACAGAGACAAGCGGGAGGGCAGTGTGGTGATGTTTGGTGGGGTGGATCACCGCTACTACAAGGGAGAGCTCAACTGGGTACCGTTGATCCAAGCGGGCGGCTGGAGTGTACACATGGACCGGTAAGCCTCTTCCTCTGAGGGTCAGCCCAAGTGATGCTCCCACTATTGTACATggacacaggcagacacacacaaatgcattctcagacacacagtcacacagactATATACTACCCACAATGACTCagacagatacacagacacatgGAAACACATAAGCagacacatataaacatacacagaGGCACATATAAACATAGGTAgtcagagacacacaagcacacacaaagacacatacaaacacacatacaaataaacacacaagcacacagataCACAAACAATCCATGGGTTCATAATCCCCAGGCCTTCTGAGCATGGCTCTGATCAGGGTCCTAAAAGGGTACAGAGAGGTCTGTGCAGCTGGGAGAGAGCTGCATCCACTGCCCTTTGAGGTGGGGAGCATGGCTAGAGGACTCTACATTGTGGTGAACAGACGATCAGGGAGAATTTTAGCAGCCTGAACAGAGTTATGATAAGATGACCAACAGTCCAGGGCTACCTTGAACATAGGAAGTTCTCAGTACAGATAAACGTCTATTTAAGAACAGGGAAAGTTCTGAACAAATGGGGAAAACTGGTCTCCTTAGGGAGCAGCTACCCAGCACTGGAGAGAGGTTGGCTGCAGTCTTAAGACGTGAAAGCAACTAATAAAAAAGACACCCCATGTACCTGGGCACACAGTGGGGGGGTCTATAACAGAGAATCAGGAAGGTGGGATACAGGAGTGACCTGAGGACAAGAGGCATAATTGATTGGATTCTGTGTGAGACCCTAGGACAAATGCTGACCTGTCCTTTGGAGTTTCTGTGGGCTAGTTATATATTTCCTGGTCAGGGTCTCAGGGTCTGAGCTGGTTGTAGGAGCACTGCTGGGAGACACCCTCTCCCAGAGGAGCCCCTTTCTCTCCCTACTATGAGAATCTGCTGCCCCGGTGAATCTTCATCTTCACTCTGTGCTACCCGTTATTTGTTCCCCACCAGGTACAGCTCTCTGGATGTTACTTATTGTTTTCTCAGTCTTCATTCAGTCATTGAACAGACAAACATTGGGCAtcccctgtgtgccaggcactttagggAGGCAAGGAGAATAAAACTTGCACTCACATCTAAGAAGGCAGATGTACATGAAGTGACTCACTCACATAGTGAATTGTGCCTTTGGTACATGTTAGAcatgaggaggagaaggcaatggcaacccactctggtactctttcctggaaaattccagggatggtggagcctggtgggctgctgtctatggggtcacacagggtcagacatgactgaagtgagttagcagcagcagcagcagcagcagacatgaggAAGGGTCTATAGAGAGTGACCAAGACAGGAGACTTATAAACACGGGGGAAAGACTTCCCAAAAACAATACAATTAAGGTGGAATctggaagatgagaagaaatttgCTAGTCAAAGTGGAGTGGAGTCTTCTAGGAAAGAAGACCAGCCTGTGTCAAGGTACAAAATATCCTGGtgtattcaagtactgcattcgaGGATGTCAAGAAAGGTGCTGTGTTGAGAGCAAAGGAAACGAGGGCAAGAGACAAAGGGCTGTTTAGGAGACAGTTGGGAAGGGGACAGCTCTGGGGAGACTCAGAGTGACCTTGATGCCCGCTTTCTTCCACTATCTCTCAGAATCTCCATGAAAAGAAAGATTATTGCTTGTTCTGGAGGCTGTGAGGCCCTTGTGGACACTGGAACAGCACTGATCAAAGGCCCAAGAAGACTGGTCAATAATATACAGAAGCTGATCGGCGCCACACCACGGGGTTCCAAGGTGAAGGGTCATGCCTCAGGTTCACTCCCAGTCTCCACACACAACAAGGATCTCCAGGGccaacctctctccctctctctctaacaGCACTACGTTTCATGTTCTGTGGTCAATACCCTGCCCTCTATTATCTTCACCATCAATGGCATCAACTACCCGGTGCCAGCACGAGCCTACATCCTCAAGGTGAGGGGACAATACTGAGGGGTGTTCTCAAATTGGGGCTTGCAGCAACCCACGGGCTGCTGTTGGGAGGAGGTCGCCCTCTACTGGCCATCTCACACCATTGCAGAGGTTGATGAGCCCTGTGGCTGGGTCAGTGACTGCCAGAAAACCAACCATTTGAGATTCAAGGGCCGTCTGGGACACTGATCTTCCTGAAATAAATATGGAGACTCCACACCATGCTGGCATGGTGGGAGTCACAAGGAGAGGGGGACACTAAGGTCCTCAGTCCTCAAAGAGCTTCAATTCAATCTGAACCCTTAGCTGTATGAACATGGAAGTCAGCTCTAGCGGTCCCTGAAATAGGCCATGTTACAAGGAGAATGGCTGGGGGCATTCCCAGTGTGATGTCCCAGCATAAGTTAACAGTCTGCCTTCCCTTCTCAAGTTTTTTTTCTGGTTTGGCTGATAAATTACATGGTCAGCTTAGTACTCGGCTGCATCTTCCCCTTGCTCTGGCCAGGTGCCTCCTTTGTGAGTTGGGATACTCGACCCTCTGTGGGGAGGTTGGATACTAAGGTGAATAAAGGATGCACAGTGACTGCTCAGCCCCAGCACAGGCTGGAGGCTTCATGTCAGCTCCCTGCGGGAGTTCAGAGCAGGCTGATGGGCTCAAAGAAGGCTTTGAGGAAGAAAGGGAATTTCAGGAATTCTAAACCACAAACTCATTGAGCCATATGCAGGTTTGCTTGGTTCCAGGCAAAACTGCACTGCATTCCATGTAAATAGCATCTCAAGGTGGTCTGCACTGGGGCACTGGGGACTTACTAAGGGTGATTACTAAGGGACTTACTAAGGGGCTTAC is drawn from Bubalus kerabau isolate K-KA32 ecotype Philippines breed swamp buffalo chromosome 5, PCC_UOA_SB_1v2, whole genome shotgun sequence and contains these coding sequences:
- the LOC129653628 gene encoding pregnancy-associated glycoprotein 1-like; the protein is MLRTKTSLSTWSQERSMKWLVLLWLVAFSECIIEIPLRRVKTMRKTLSGKNTLNNFLKEHAYSLSQISSRGSNLTIHPLRNIMDMLYVGNITIGTPPQEFQVVFDTGSSDLWVPSVFCQSLACATKVMFIHLLSSTFRHTQKVFNIKYSTGRMKGLLVYDTVRIGDLVSTDQPFCISLAEVGFDGIPFDGILGLNYPNMSFTGAIPIFDNLKNEGAISEPVFAFYLSKDKREGSVVMFGGVDHRYYKGELNWVPLIQAGGWSVHMDRISMKRKIIACSGGCEALVDTGTALIKGPRRLVNNIQKLIGATPRGSKHYVSCSVVNTLPSIIFTINGINYPVPARAYILKDSRSHCYTTFKENTVRTSRETWILGDVFLRLYFSVFDRGNDRIGLARAV